From the Macaca nemestrina isolate mMacNem1 chromosome 7, mMacNem.hap1, whole genome shotgun sequence genome, the window GGGACTGACTCCCGCAAGCTGGGTTCCTCTCGAAGCCTAGCTATGAAACAGAGACAGTAAGAGCCCCCTCCTGACTGGGTCGTGCTGTGGGGTGAGATGAGACTGTGTGTGGAAGACCGTGGAAGGTCACCAGCACATACCTTAGGGTGCAGCTCAGGGAGCCAgagaagccaaggagagagacagagacacagacagagagagagaaagagagaattctTTGACAGacttttatgtgttttgttttgttttgtttttgtttttgttttgagacggagtttgctcttattgcccaggctggagttgaatggcacaatctcagctcaccgcaacctccgcctcccaggttcaagggattctcctgcctcagcctcccgagtaactgggattataggcacccatcaccatgtccagctaatttttttgtgtttttagtagagatggggtttcaccacgttggccaggctggtctcgaactcttgacatcaggtgatccacccacctcagcctcccaaagtgctgggataacaggcatgagccaccatgtccagctcagaattttatgtttgataaaaacaaaaattagaaggaggaaatttgaaatttaataagatttccttatatttaagttttacagtttttttttttttgaagtgcaGAAGAGTGGGGGCATAATAATCTTCTCTGGCTCTAGACATCAAGTAAGGGCTCAACAGAGGTGAGCTACTCTCGCTATGAGCAGGTAAAATGCTAAGTCGCTGTTCCTGGTTCCTAGAATGTTCTGGAACTTAGCATCTATGATGAGGACTCAATCACGGAGGATGACATCTGCTTCAAGGTTCTCTATGATATCGCAGAAGTCCTCCCTGGCAAGCTGCTCCGGAGAACCTTCTCCCAGAGTCCCCAGGTGGGTGGGGAAGTCCCCGTGGGCCGCGCTTCTTCTGACTCCAAGCTGAGGAAGTTGCTGTTTCTCCCACCTGTTGGGAGACTGCTGGGGTGAACTCATTCACAGAAAATCTAAACCCCTTccagaaatatttgcattttaataagcaAGGAGAAGGCTTCACTTTACAGTTAACAGGCTAAATCACCCAGTGGAGGAATTTTAGCCACCGGTGGCAGGAAGTCTTTGGGAGGTGGAGAACTTCCTAACACCCCTCAAAACACAGCTTAGCATCCATCACTCCTGCTGGTGGTGCCAAGGCCTGCTTTGTGAAGGCCTTACGTGCCTTCCTGCTGCagcctgggggtggggatggCAGAGTTCGGGGGTCTGGGGCCTcctcaagaaaaacaaatgggTCCTGCACATCATGCCTCCTTTGGCTGTGCTCCTTGTCTTCCCCTTCAGTCTTGCCCAGAGTTGTGGGACCTCCAAGGGAGGGAGACCTGTTCTCTGCAGACTTACTAGCCACGGGCAATGTGGGCAggtagcctcagtttcctcatctgtaaattggaaaTAATTGTACTAACGTGCCTCCCTTAGAGACTGCTTGAGAGGATGAGATGACACCTGTAAAAGAACTGTGTCAACTCTGAAGAAATAGGTATGTGCTGATGACTTGCTCATCCTCTCTAATTTCAGGGAGAGGAGGAGCTGGATGTGGAGTTCCTGATGGAAGAAACGTGAGTAATGTCACACAGCCCAGGGAGGGTCTCGGGACTCAGGCTCTGTCTGAGGAAATGGCCCTGACCTAGATCTCCCTGTGGTCAGTCTGCCTGACTGGCCCTCATCTCCTACCTCTGCCAGAGAGGTTGGGTGTGGGGTGGGGCTTCTCAGGGAAATGCAGAGGAAGGCCGATGTTTTCAGTGCctgctctctcccctcccctctcttcctgcaaagcatctccccttccctctgAACCTTATCCAGGACCTACAGAGCCCTCAGCATCACCCGGGCAGACCCCACATGGGCGGGAGGGGGAGGTCAATGCAAGAAGCGTTTGCCTTTGTATGGTTTGATTTTTCCAGGTCGGATCGCCCAGAAAACCTCATCACCAACAAAGTCCTTGTGGTAAGCGCTTTCCCCAGGCTTAGGGGAGGGGCCCCAGAGCAGCTGCCTGGGGTGTGGACCAGCAGGGACAAGGAAGGGGCAGGGCTTCGTGGTAAAACCACCCCTAGCGTTCCAGCCAGGTGGTCACCTGGGGCTGTGGGTCTTGCAGGGGCCTGGAGCTAAGGGGCGCATAGAGAGAGGGGAGGCAGGGCTCTGCCGAGAGGAGGTTCTGGCCCACAGCTGTTGGGGGTGCTTCCGGAAGGCGTTTAGTCACCTGCGGTGAACTCATAGTTTTAGGGACTGACTGAGCGCTTCCCTGGGAAGTGGTGAAGAAATCAGGCAGGCCAGGCCCACCTTCTGGTTGTTCATGTTGAGGTCACCGAGGTTCAGAGGGAGCTCCCAGGGCGGTGTGCTGCCGACCTCGGAGACCCGATCCTAGAGATCGGATCCGGGGCTCAGGCAGTTCCTACTGGGGACGGGGAGAGTCCCCGTCAGCGCTCCTGACCGCGGGCTCGCGAAGCTGCAGTGAACAGAAATGGCCGCAAGGGGGCGAGCGGGCGACGCGCTAGAAGCTTTTATCACAGTGTCCCAGATCAGCCACACGGTATCCCAGACCAGCAGCACAGACCTGGGAGCAGGCGGGTCCAGGGTCACGTGCGAAGGCACCTAGAGCCCCAGCATTTAAGCTCCCAGGGGCTGTTTGATGGGCgggtattacttttaaaaatacacatgaaaaTAAAGTCAAGCCAATGGCACTGCCTCTTAGGAGGTGATGGAGACACGCAGCGGGTGGGCAAATTCAGTGATTGTGTGGAGCGTGGGTGGCGGGCATCTGCTGGTATGCTTCACAGATCGCACACAGACTCCCTTGGCAAGGCCACGGGGGCCTGGCCTTGTCGGTGTCCCCAGTTAGGCCACAGACGACAGCCAGGAGATGTTCGGAGTGTTTCTCCGGCACCCAGTCCACCCTCCTGTGGACGGGCGGCTCACTTAGATTATTTGGAGTTGTGGTAGAATATCTCCTCCAGCTCCAAGCCACAGGGAAACAAGAGAAGAAAGAGCTATATCTGAGGATTGGGCACTCTAGGAGGTTTCGGGAGTTTGGCAATGCCAGGAGAGCTGGTGGGGAGATATGGAGCCAGGCCTGCCTGGCTGCTGGGGAGCATCAGTTTCAGCAGCGGCAGAGGATCGGCCATGGGGTCAAGGGCCTCTGCAGCCAAACTCATCCTGAGCCCACACAACTCCTTGTGTGTGTGGTGGATTTGAGACAGTGGGGCTCAGAGGGTTGAAGTTGAGGGGACCTCAGCTTACCCTGCAGAGGCCCCCGCCCATGATGTGGTCTTCCCTAGGCCCGAGAGCTGTCATGCCTGGATGTGCATCTGGACAGCGCAGGTAGCACCGCTGTGGTTGCAGGTGAGACCGGCTTGGAACCAGGCCTGGACTCTGCCTGGATGTGGGGGTGAGGAGGATTGCTGGGAAGCCTGCACAGGGCGGGAGGCCAGCAGCAGGATAGAGCATGCCTCTCCCTtctcaccaacatggcacagaGGCCCATGGGTCTCCTTTGGGCAGGAGGGTCCCCTGACCTGGGGGAGAGCATGTTGCAGAAGGCAGGTGTCTGGGGCAGGGAGGTTGTGGGCCCCGTGGACTGGGAAGGGCCCTTTTCAGAATGCCATTGACGATGGCCCAGGCTCCCAGGCATCCTCTGAGTCCAAGTGGTGGTGCTGCTGTTCCAGGTCCGAGCTGGGGTTCTGGGCTCTTGTTCTCATGCTAACCTGCCCGCTCTCTCCCTAGATCAGGACAAgttggagctggagctggagttgAAGGGGTCCTATGAGGACACACAGACATCCTCCCTGGGCACAGCCTCTGCCTTCCGCTTCCACTACATGGCAGCCCTAGAGACAGAGCTGAGTGGGTGCCTGAGGGTAGGTCTTGGCTCTAGACCTCATTTGTAATCCCCAGGCTTGGGCAGCTCCAGCTGCTGCAGgcccctccctgctctccctgccCACCAGGGCCAAGGCCCCTGTGGCCTTGTCAGCCTCCCTAGTTAGGTACCTCACCCTTGGCAGACATGGAGGACCACCAGGGGCCAGAGTGGTCATGGAGTTGCTGTACCATATCAATCTTTGAATCCTCCAGCAGCCCCTCCAGTGATACCCTTAGAATAAGACATGAcgggctgggctcggtggctcaagcctgtaatcccagcactttgggaggccaagacgagcggatcacgaggtcaggagatcgagaccatcctggctaacccggtgaaaacccgtctctactaaaaaatacaaaaaaactagccgggcgaggtggcgggtgcctgtagtcccagctactcaggaggctgaggcaggagaatggcgtaaacctgggaggcggagcttgcagtgagctgagatccagccactgcactccagcctgggcggcagagcgagactccgtctcaaaaaaaaaaaaaaaaaaaaaggaataagacaTGACATCTGTGCCCACAAGGCCCTGCACAGCCTGGCACTCGCCCACCTCTGCTGCCTCATTTTGTTCCACACTCCCCCCATGCACAGTGTGCCAGCCATCCTTGTCTCCTCTGTCATTTCCAACATGCCAGGTGCTCTCCTGTCCCCCACTGGCTCCTTCCAagactgcctcctcctcctcctcctcctcctcaacaTCTTAGCTCAAATGCTGCCTCTTCAGAGGGTCCTCCTTGACCCCCACCTCAAATAAACCCCACGCACTCCACCTTCGGTTGCATTAGAAACTGTCATATCACACCACTTATTTCCTTCACGACATTTACTAACATCAGTTCATTACCCATGTCTTTATAAATTTACACATGCTATTCAGTGAGAACAATGCCTTTGTACTACATAAATGGTAGCTCTTATAATTTTATAGTTATGATACTTATCAATATTATACTTACGATACTTATCAatattataatattctgtattaTCAGGGAGAGACTGTGTCTGTCTGGATTACAGTCTAGATACTCAGTAgggatttgttgaatgaatgaatgatgcttTCCCTCCAGAGCTCCACAAGCAATGTCTGGAATGGGGACAACTCAGCTCAGCACCTCACTGTGCCCCTGAGGCCTTTGATCGGGAAGGAGGTGACCATGGATGTTCCTGCTCAAGATGTAAGTGGCCTCAACTGGATGGGAAATGACAGTAAGAATGAAGAtaaggctgggctcggtggcttaagcctgtaatcccagcactttgggaggccgagccaggcggatcacctgaggtcaggagttcgagaacagcctggccaacatggggaaattctgtctctactaaaaatgcaaaaattagctgggcatggtggcacatacctgtaatcccagctactctggaggctgaggcaggagaatcgcttgaacccaggaggcggaggttgcggtgagtcaagatcgcactactgcactccagcctgagcaacaagagcgaaactccatcttaaaaaaaaaaaaaagaagaagaagaagatgaagggGACCAAGGCCCCAGGGGATACCCATGTGCTGCTTAGGGTCTAGGAGGGTCTCAGCAGGGTGTCTGGCTTTGATTTCAGGTCCCAGGAGTGAGGCTGCAGCTCAAGGCAGAGGGCTGGTAAGGGACATTCACATCTGTGGGGACAGTGAGAGGCGGGCATGCAGGAGGGGAGGGCTGTGGACAAGGGTGGTCCTTGAGATTGGAGGAGGGGCTTCTTTGGCAGCTCGCTGTGGGCTTGGCCAGCCGGTGGCTGAGCTCTGCAGGTGTCCCCTGACCCCTGGATCCTCCATTGACACAGCTCCAAGGAGCTGGCCGTGCACCTGGGCTTCAATCTGTGTGCAGAGGAGCAGGCCTTCCTGAGCAGGAGGAAGCAGGTGGTGGCCAAAGCCCTGAAGCAGGCCCTGCAGCTGGACGGAGACCTGCAGGAGGACGAGGTCTGGGGGCGCAGGGAGATGTGTGTGCAGATATCCTGGACTGGCCATAAGGGAGTACCTGATTCCTATGCCTCTCCAGAAACTCCAGTCAGTGGAGAGTGGGCATATGTGGGGAGACATGGGAGCGTGGGTGGTCTTTGGGGATCTAACTCCCTTGGGAGCTCCATCCTGGGCTGAGAGCCGTTGCTTCCAGAAGAAGGCTGGACCTAGCTCTGACCCTGACTCTATCAGGCCTCAACCATGTGGGCCCTGGAGACAGGGAGCGGGCAGGGCTTTGGGTGAGACAGGAGGCAGCTGGCCCCTTTCCTTGTTAATCCAGCCTGTGTCTGTATGTGGTCCAGGTACCCATTGTGGGCATCATGGCCACAGGAGGAGGTGCCCGGGCCATGACCTCACTCTACGGCCACCTGTTGGCCCTGCAGAAGCTGGGCCTGCTGGACTGTGTGACCTACTTCAGTGGCGTCTCAGGCTCTACGTGGTGAGGATTCTGGGGGACTGGACGGCAGAGAGGATCAGGGGCCATAGTGGGGCAGAGTGGACACCAGAGGGACCCTCTGTATGGGGAGGCCAAGTAGGTGTGAGCAGTGTGATCTGATAGGAGCCAAGCAGCTTTCCCACAAGGGAGGAAACAGATGTTTACAGAAGCCCTGCCATGAGCAAGGTGGTGCAGGAGGTGTGTTCCGGATGTTACTGAAGGGCTGTGAGGTAGCTGGCTCAGATGCAGCTGGGTCTGAGTCCCGGCAGCACCACTTACTGGCTGGCTGACCCTGAGTAACTTATCTCCTCCGATTCTCAGTTGACGCAGCTCCAAACAGGGGCAATCATGGCACATACCACGTGGGACTGGGGTCGGAGGATCACCCAAGTAAAGCACTTAACTTAATGCCCGGCACAGCCAGGAGTTCCTAACTGGTAGCTCTTTTTATCgttcattgttattatttcatttaatcttcaccacaCTTGAGGTAGATTCCCTTATTGTCCATTTAAGACTGTGTAGACATTGAGGTCGAAATGCTATTTTTACCTAAAGATAGCATGACCTCCCTACGCCCTCATCCTGCAGCATGATGAGGTGCAGCATCCCACTGTTAGAGATTCGTTCCTTTGAGTCTTACTGAAATGTGACTTTAAGGAGTAAAAGAAGAGGAAACTCCTCAGAGGAGTTTAGGTGACAGCTGTTGACAAGCACAGTGTGAAAAGGCTTCAGGACAGAACCATGAAGATGGGAGTGGGGTCCAGAACTGGGCTGTCCAGTACAGTAAGCCACTATGGTagccagtagccacatgtggttattgaCCACTTGAAATGCAGCCAGTCCACATTGAGGTGTGTTATAAATAGACAGTGAAGGCcgagcgctgtggctcacgcctgtaatcccagcactttgggagtctgaggtgggcagatcacgaggtcaggagattgagaccatcctggctaccacggtgaaaccccgtctctactaaaaatacaaaaagtagccagccacggcggtgggtgcctgtagtcccagctgctggggaggctgaggcaggagaatggcatgaacccaggtggcggagcttgcagtgagctgagattgccccactgcactccagccttggcgacagagcaagagtctgtctcaaaaaaaaaaaaaaaaaaaaaaacacacagtgaATTTGGAAGACTtagtttgaaaacaaaaatagaaattacatCAGTAACtgtattgattacatgttgaaatgataatttttGAATCTAgcgattaaataaaatattaaaattaattttacaggcttgtatatctttttaatgtggttaCTAGGAAATTTTAAGTTCCGCGCGTGGCAAACATTGTATTAATATTGGACAGCGCCGGTCTAGAAGGAGAGACCGCCCTGAGACCCGCTTCCCAGATCGGCCCAGCCTTGGCGGCAGAAGCCACGCGTCAGGAGAAGCTGCAGGGTGGGAAGGCGGGCTTGCAGCGCCCCATGCTGGGCCTCGGGCTCCTACTGTTGTGTCCCCTCGTTCTCCCAGGACAATGGCCCACCTGTACGGGGACCCTGAGTGGTCGCAGAAGGACCTGGAGGGACCTATCAGACACGCCCGGGAGCACCTGGCCAAGAGCAAGCTGGAGGTCTTTTCCCCAGAGCGCCTGGGGAGTTACCGCCGGGAGCTGGAGCTGCGGGCTGAGCAGGGCCACCCCACATCTTTTGTGGATCTGTGGGCGCTAGTGCTGGAGTCCATGCTGCACGGCCAGGTAGGGCGGCTGAGCACGTGGGGAGAAGTGTGTGTGCACCGCGGGGGCAAAGGCAGAGCGCCCAAGCAGCTGACATGCGATGCGCATTTCCTGCAGCGTGGAAGACCCTGTGTTTTAGTGTCTGCCTGACTTTGGAATTCTGCCTTTCTGAGTTAGCAGATTCTTTAATTAACTGctataaaacagaaatttctGGATCTCCCAAAAGCTGGGAATGAGTCAGTATCAAAGTCAGTCAGGCAAACAAAGCTTTTGTTTTGAGTGGGTAAGATTGCTAGaaccatttttatttatcctgcAATATGAAATGTACTGTTCTTCATCTTCAGGGTGGTGTTAAAAGCACAAACTCTGGAACCAGATTGCCTGAGTTCTAacctcttactagctgtgtgtcctCTTACTacctcttactagctgtgtgtccttaggcaagttatttaacttctctgtatGTCCGTTTTCTgatctgtacaatggggataaCAACGGTTCTTAAGTTATAGAGCTGTTCGGAATACTCAGTGATACCTCAGCATAGAATAAGCATGAAGTGtcagctatttttctttattctaacaGCATCAAGACAAAACtaaacattcattttttaaaaaaaattacagtgctCCTTGAGGGAAAGCTTAGTAAGTTAACTGCTGAACTTTACACTGATACAATTATTAAAATCAGCTATTTTTTCACACTATTGTTTTACCGCACATAACTATCTGAACAAAGTTTCAAAAGCATTTgaaacaatgaaaagacaaaatgtaAGGAAAAGATTAGTAGCAGAAGGACTCATCTTTATCtttgggtcaggagtttgatcaAGTATGATTATcatgggaggggaggaagaaaaattggttaatgggtataaaaataaatttttatagaaggaatttaaaaagaatgattatCGTGTAAACTAACCAAAAATGAATTtgccttgaatttttttctttaaatatttttcttaccgGTTAAGTACAACACTGCTTAGAAACTACCATCCTCATTTTTTGTATtagctataaatatttattatgcaaaTCTCAATCTTTACTTATTATGAAACTCTTCACACCTAAGACATTGAATAAACCATAATGACATAATGAATATGCATGACCTTACCAACCAGCCTATGAAATGAAATGTTACAGATACAGTTAAAGCCCTTTGTATTCCCTCCCCAGTCTTATTTCCCTCCTGCCCCCAGGGGCAAACACCATCCTGAATTTAGGTTTATCATCATGTTGCAGAGCAAGGGAGCCTCAAAACTGGGGTTCCACCCATGGAGGTTCTTGGCTTCCCCCAGGAAGAAATTCAAGGGCTAGCTGGTGGTAGAAAAACAGCTTTATCAAGGgcacagtgttacagctctgtgactgctcctgcagagcagggcaCCCATCAGCAGTGTGTCCAGAGCAGCAGCTCAGGGGCAGTTCCACAGTCACATTTATACCcatttttaattacatgcaaattaaggagTAGGTTattcagaaatttctagaaaaagggtggtaacttctgggttgTTGCCGGGGAATGAGTAAACTATCATGATACTGGTGAGCATGTCTTACGGAGAGGTGCTTTCAGCCTTTCCCTGTTTCAGCCAGTCTCCAATCTGGTTCCAGAGTTGAGCCCCGCCTCCTATCTCATTCTTGTCTCAGAGATTAGACCCTCCTCCTTAATCTTAACAGGGCTGCAGAAGGGTGAAAATCTGTCTTCTGTAACTGCTTCCTGCTTATGTTATGGGCGTAGGCCCTGGCCAGGCACCAGAGGAGTAAAAATCTCTGGATACCCGATCTAAGGGGCCCGTAGGCAGAACACTTTAATTCTCCTGGTCAGTAAGCAAGATGGATTGGAAGCCTTGTACCAGCATTGACTTTACCTGGAACTACTGTAATCTAAAAGACACAAACTTTACTAAGAGGTTAATCAAGCAAGGGCCAAAGATTAGTAATAAAAAGATAGCTCTCAAAGGTTCTAGGAGAGGTAAGAACAAGGTGAGACTTGGGAAGGCATTTTTGATTATGTAACCAGGGCACTGATCCCAACTAtatctgttgatatgatgtatcacatttattgatttgtgtatgttgaactatccttgcattcctgggatggATTCCACTTGATCAATGGTGAATAATCTTTTCGATATGTTGCTGAATTTGGTATGATAGTTTTTTGTCGAGaacttttgcatctatattcatcaggggtCTTGGCctgtaggtttctttttttgtttgtgtccttatctggctttggtatcaatGTAGTCCTGGCCTTGGATAATGACTttagaagtattccctcctcttgaATTTTTtcgaatagtttgagtagaattggtattagttctttaaatgtttggtggaattca encodes:
- the LOC105491721 gene encoding cytosolic phospholipase A2 delta isoform X5; the encoded protein is MELDAPKLMKSLPLTTSMRLKQEASACWQLTVRVLEARNLRRADLLSEADPYVILQLSTVPGMKFKTKTLTDTSHPVWNEAFHFLIQSQVKNVLELSIYDEDSITEDDICFKVLYDIAEVLPGKLLRRTFSQSPQGEEELDVEFLMEETSDRPENLITNKVLVARELSCLDVHLDSAGSTAVVADQDKLELELELKGSYEDTQTSSLGTASAFRFHYMAALETELSGCLRSSTSNVWNGDNSAQHLTVPLRPLIGKEVTMDVPAQDVPGVRLQLKAEGCSKELAVHLGFNLCAEEQAFLSRRKQVVAKALKQALQLDGDLQEDEVPIVGIMATGGGARAMTSLYGHLLALQKLGLLDCVTYFSGVSGSTWTMAHLYGDPEWSQKDLEGPIRHAREHLAKSKLEVFSPERLGSYRRELELRAEQGHPTSFVDLWALVLESMLHGQVMDQKLSGQRAALERGQNPLPLYLSLNVKENNLETLDFKEWVEFSPYEVGFLKYGAFVPPELFGSKFFMGRLMRRIPEPRICFLEAIWSNVFSLNLLDAWYDLTSSGESWKQHIKDKTRSLEKEPLTSLETCSWLEASWLQPGTALAQAFKGFLTGRPLHQRSPNFLQGLQLHQDYCSHKGFSTWADCQLDSTPSQLTPQEPQLCLVDAGYFINTSCPSMFRPGRRLDLILSFDYSLSAPFEVSSAAPQSSRLAK